TGTAGGTGGTGGAAATATTGCAGGGGTTGCAGTAGCTATTACACTTGGTGGTCCGGGCGCAGTTTTTTGGATGTGGGTTATTGGTCTTATTGGTATGAGTACAAGTTTTTTTGAGTGTTCTTTAGCTCAATTATATAAAGAAAAAGATGGCGAAGACTCTTGTGTTTATAGAGGTGGACCAGCTTATTATGTTACTAAAGCTTTAGGTCAAAGATGGCTTGGTATTATTATTTCTGTTTTATTAATGATAACATTTGGGTTTGCTTTTAATGCAACTCAATCATTTATTATCACAACTTCATTTCAATCTTCTTTTGATATTCCTACTTGGGTAACAGGTTCAGCTTTAACTGTAGTTTTTGGTTTAGCAATCTTTGGTGGTATTAAAAGAATCACTAGATTTTCAGAAGTTATTGTTCCTATTATGGCTGTGGGATATTTACTTATTGCTATAGTTGTTATTGCATTAAATATTACAGAAATTCCTTCTTTGATTTCAATGATTGTATCTGAAGCATTTAATCCAAGTTCTGCCATTGGTGGTGGAATTGGTGCAGTAATTTTACAAGGTGCAAAAAGAGGTATGTTTTCAAATGAAGCGGGATTAGGTTCTGCTCCAAATGTTGCAGCTGTTGCATATGTTGCTCATCCAGTTCAACAAGGAATTGTTCAATCATTTTCAGTATTTATTGATACTATTATTTTATGTTCTTGTACTGCATTTATTATTCTTTTATCTGGTGTTTATACTCCAGGTGTTGAAGGAGTACAAGGTGTTTTACTTACTCAAAATGCATTGATTGAACATATTGGTCCTTTTGGTGGATATTTTGTAACTGTTGCTTTACTGTTATTTGGTTTTTCTTCTATGTTATATAATTACTATTTAGCAGAAAATTCACTTAACTTTTTTACAAAAGGTAATACTTCAGCATTTAACGTTTTTAGAGTAATTGTTATTGCTTTAATTGTTTGGGGTTCATTCCAAGATTTAGGTTCTGTATTCTCTTTTGCTGATTTATCAATGGGATTATTAGCTGTAATCAACTTAATTGTAATTGCTGTGTTATATAAACCTGTACTTAGACTTATAAAAGGTTATGATAGACAACTTAAAGAAGGTAAAAAACCAGTTTTAAGATACAACGATTATAGTGAATTTAAAATTGATGAAAATACTTGGAAAGAGATTGTTGATAATATCAATGACGAAAGAGCTAAGGAGAAAGCGTAAGTATTATACTTACGCTTTATAATTTAATATGAGAAAAAAGATTGGAATTATAACAGGCTCTGGTCCTGAGGCTGGAGTTGATTTATGGCAAAAGATTTTAGAAGAGAATAAACTTTTTTT
This window of the Arcobacter sp. LA11 genome carries:
- a CDS encoding alanine/glycine:cation symporter family protein — translated: VGGGNIAGVAVAITLGGPGAVFWMWVIGLIGMSTSFFECSLAQLYKEKDGEDSCVYRGGPAYYVTKALGQRWLGIIISVLLMITFGFAFNATQSFIITTSFQSSFDIPTWVTGSALTVVFGLAIFGGIKRITRFSEVIVPIMAVGYLLIAIVVIALNITEIPSLISMIVSEAFNPSSAIGGGIGAVILQGAKRGMFSNEAGLGSAPNVAAVAYVAHPVQQGIVQSFSVFIDTIILCSCTAFIILLSGVYTPGVEGVQGVLLTQNALIEHIGPFGGYFVTVALLLFGFSSMLYNYYLAENSLNFFTKGNTSAFNVFRVIVIALIVWGSFQDLGSVFSFADLSMGLLAVINLIVIAVLYKPVLRLIKGYDRQLKEGKKPVLRYNDYSEFKIDENTWKEIVDNINDERAKEKA